CGCCGGCTGTTTTTCGATGGCGCTTGCCGGCATCTTGCAGCAAGCCGGGTATGCGCCGGAGCGAATTCATACCCGCGCCCGTGTGCACATCGAGGCGGACGAACAGGGCTTTCAGATCACCGCGATTGCTCTGGAGACGGAAGCGCGCATTCCCGGCCTGGACGCCGCGGACTTTCAAAGAATCGCCGAGTTTGCCAAGAATGCCTGCGCGCTTTCTCGGGCGTTGCGCAACGGCTCGGCTGCCATCAGCCTGCAGGCCAGGTTGGCCACCTGACCGCGTAGAGTAGGCGAACGAACCTCGCGCGCAAGGTCGGGCCGTTGCCCGCAACGATTTGTCTTTCGGCTCGCCGTGCTTGATCTAGTGAAAAAAATGTTTTACTTGATTCGTCAGCAAGTGAGGAAGTGTTCCACTTTTGCAGTAATCATGCCGGCTGCCTCGAAGGGCCGGCATTTTTGTGAGCAGGAGAATTCACGACGAATCCGGAAAATCTGCAGTCCATCCACCCGCGCCGTACCGGAGCGCTGCCGCAAGGCCTGGTGCCAAAGGACCAGTTGCGCATTCCGGCGCTGGATGGTTATCCGCTCGCCGCTACTTTTTTCCCTGCTGCTGCCGCAGCCGCGCCGCTGGTAATCATTGCCTCCGCGACCGCCGTGCGCCGCGGCTATTACGCCAGGTTCGCGCAGTTTCTCGCTCGACACGGTCTTCAGGCGGTGACTTTTGATTATCGCGGGATTGGTGCTTCCCGGCCGCCGCGCCTTGCGGGTTTTCGCGCCTCGCTGCATGA
The window above is part of the bacterium genome. Proteins encoded here:
- a CDS encoding OsmC family peroxiredoxin; its protein translation is MATRKAEAIWLGGVPQGKGLLKLGSGAFEGSYSFGSRFKEEAGTNPEELLGAAHAGCFSMALAGILQQAGYAPERIHTRARVHIEADEQGFQITAIALETEARIPGLDAADFQRIAEFAKNACALSRALRNGSAAISLQARLAT